Proteins encoded in a region of the Phacochoerus africanus isolate WHEZ1 chromosome 8, ROS_Pafr_v1, whole genome shotgun sequence genome:
- the LOC125132665 gene encoding sialic acid-binding Ig-like lectin 9 isoform X5 codes for MKFPLSPHGYEESICEDTAGRRLSGSQEVSSHQEPICGQCHLGLPSLQNCEKYVSLWSLAQDWSYRLDVQGNVTVQEGLCVCVPCSFSYPENDWSAPVHGYWFREGANTDQDPPVTTNNPAREVQEETRGRFHLLGDLLNRNCSLGIRDARRSDSGSYFFRVERGNAKWNYKSKQLSVHVTALTQAPHILMPETLESGHPRRLTCSVPWACERGTPPVFSWTSAALTTLGPRTRLSSVVTLTPQPQDHGTSLTCQVMFPASGVTVGRTIQLNVTLPGAPQNPTASVFPETAQVSGTEMLAAGGRSE; via the exons GCTATGAGGAAAGCATTTGTGAAGACACAGCAGGAAGGCGGCTATCTGGAAGCCAAGAAGTGAGCTCTCACCAGGAACCAATCTGTGGACAGTGCCATctgggacttcccagcctccagaactgtgagaaatacgtGTCTTTGT GGTCCCTGGCTCAGGACTGGAGCTACCGGCTGGACGTGCAGGGGAACGTGACGGTGCAGGAGGGCCTGTGTGTCTGCGTGCCCTGCTCCTTCTCCTATCCCGAGAACGACTGGTCTGCGCCTGTTCACGGCTACTGGTTCCGCGAAGGGGCCAATACGGACCAGGACCCTCCAGTGACCACAAACAACCCAGCTCGTGAAGTGCAGGAGGAGACCCGGGGCCGATTCCACCTCCTTGGGGATCTTCTGAACAGGAACTGCTCCCTGGGCATCAGAGATGCCAGGAGGAGTGACAGTGGCTCTTACTTTTTTCGGGTGGAaagaggaaatgcaaaatggAATTACAAGTCTAAGCAGCTCTCCGTGCACGTGACAG CCCTGACCCAGGCGCCCCACATCCTCATGCCCGAGACCCTGGAGTCCGGCCACCCCAGGCGCCtgacctgctctgtgccctgggccTGTGAGCGGGGCACGCCCCCCGTCTTCTCCTGGACCTCAGCTGCCCTCACCACCCTGGGCCCCAGGACCCGCCTCTCCTCCGTGGTCACCCTGACCCCACAGCCCCAGGACCACGGCACCAGCCTCACCTGTCAGGTGATGTTCCCCGCAAGCGGCGTGACCGTGGGAAGGACCATCCAGCTCAATGTCACCT TGCCAGGTGCTCCACAGAACCCAACAGCCAGTGTCTTCCCGGAAACGGCACAG GTCAGCGGCACCGAGATGTTGGCTGCTGGCGGAAGGAGCGAATGA
- the LOC125132665 gene encoding sialic acid-binding Ig-like lectin 9 isoform X1, which translates to MKFPLSPHGYEESICEDTAGRRLSGSQEVSSHQEPICGQCHLGLPSLQNCEKYVSLWSLAQDWSYRLDVQGNVTVQEGLCVCVPCSFSYPENDWSAPVHGYWFREGANTDQDPPVTTNNPAREVQEETRGRFHLLGDLLNRNCSLGIRDARRSDSGSYFFRVERGNAKWNYKSKQLSVHVTALTQAPHILMPETLESGHPRRLTCSVPWACERGTPPVFSWTSAALTTLGPRTRLSSVVTLTPQPQDHGTSLTCQVMFPASGVTVGRTIQLNVTLPGAPQNPTASVFPETAQGWCRRPASSPGPWNMPLRGRIRSLYTSNGKSRPSVSSAKSNTAIHSLVSPFVGMCLSVCLSVG; encoded by the exons GCTATGAGGAAAGCATTTGTGAAGACACAGCAGGAAGGCGGCTATCTGGAAGCCAAGAAGTGAGCTCTCACCAGGAACCAATCTGTGGACAGTGCCATctgggacttcccagcctccagaactgtgagaaatacgtGTCTTTGT GGTCCCTGGCTCAGGACTGGAGCTACCGGCTGGACGTGCAGGGGAACGTGACGGTGCAGGAGGGCCTGTGTGTCTGCGTGCCCTGCTCCTTCTCCTATCCCGAGAACGACTGGTCTGCGCCTGTTCACGGCTACTGGTTCCGCGAAGGGGCCAATACGGACCAGGACCCTCCAGTGACCACAAACAACCCAGCTCGTGAAGTGCAGGAGGAGACCCGGGGCCGATTCCACCTCCTTGGGGATCTTCTGAACAGGAACTGCTCCCTGGGCATCAGAGATGCCAGGAGGAGTGACAGTGGCTCTTACTTTTTTCGGGTGGAaagaggaaatgcaaaatggAATTACAAGTCTAAGCAGCTCTCCGTGCACGTGACAG CCCTGACCCAGGCGCCCCACATCCTCATGCCCGAGACCCTGGAGTCCGGCCACCCCAGGCGCCtgacctgctctgtgccctgggccTGTGAGCGGGGCACGCCCCCCGTCTTCTCCTGGACCTCAGCTGCCCTCACCACCCTGGGCCCCAGGACCCGCCTCTCCTCCGTGGTCACCCTGACCCCACAGCCCCAGGACCACGGCACCAGCCTCACCTGTCAGGTGATGTTCCCCGCAAGCGGCGTGACCGTGGGAAGGACCATCCAGCTCAATGTCACCT TGCCAGGTGCTCCACAGAACCCAACAGCCAGTGTCTTCCCGGAAACGGCACAG GGATGGTGTAGACGTCCCGCTTCTTCTCCGGGACCGTGGAACATGCCATTGCGTGGACGGATTCGGAGTCTTTACACATCTAATGGAAAATCCCGGCCTTCGGTTTCTTCTGCCAAGAGTAACACAGCAATCCACAGCCTTGTATCTCCTTTCGTGggtatgtgtctgtctgtctgtctttctgtgggATAA
- the LOC125132665 gene encoding sialic acid-binding Ig-like lectin 9 isoform X2, translated as MKFPLSPHGYEESICEDTAGRRLSGSQEVSSHQEPICGQCHLGLPSLQNCEKYVSLWSLAQDWSYRLDVQGNVTVQEGLCVCVPCSFSYPENDWSAPVHGYWFREGANTDQDPPVTTNNPAREVQEETRGRFHLLGDLLNRNCSLGIRDARRSDSGSYFFRVERGNAKWNYKSKQLSVHVTALTQAPHILMPETLESGHPRRLTCSVPWACERGTPPVFSWTSAALTTLGPRTRLSSVVTLTPQPQDHGTSLTCQVMFPASGVTVGRTIQLNVTLPGAPQNPTASVFPETAQVGRTWIHMAPPSKAQQGVSSDAQSPPGK; from the exons GCTATGAGGAAAGCATTTGTGAAGACACAGCAGGAAGGCGGCTATCTGGAAGCCAAGAAGTGAGCTCTCACCAGGAACCAATCTGTGGACAGTGCCATctgggacttcccagcctccagaactgtgagaaatacgtGTCTTTGT GGTCCCTGGCTCAGGACTGGAGCTACCGGCTGGACGTGCAGGGGAACGTGACGGTGCAGGAGGGCCTGTGTGTCTGCGTGCCCTGCTCCTTCTCCTATCCCGAGAACGACTGGTCTGCGCCTGTTCACGGCTACTGGTTCCGCGAAGGGGCCAATACGGACCAGGACCCTCCAGTGACCACAAACAACCCAGCTCGTGAAGTGCAGGAGGAGACCCGGGGCCGATTCCACCTCCTTGGGGATCTTCTGAACAGGAACTGCTCCCTGGGCATCAGAGATGCCAGGAGGAGTGACAGTGGCTCTTACTTTTTTCGGGTGGAaagaggaaatgcaaaatggAATTACAAGTCTAAGCAGCTCTCCGTGCACGTGACAG CCCTGACCCAGGCGCCCCACATCCTCATGCCCGAGACCCTGGAGTCCGGCCACCCCAGGCGCCtgacctgctctgtgccctgggccTGTGAGCGGGGCACGCCCCCCGTCTTCTCCTGGACCTCAGCTGCCCTCACCACCCTGGGCCCCAGGACCCGCCTCTCCTCCGTGGTCACCCTGACCCCACAGCCCCAGGACCACGGCACCAGCCTCACCTGTCAGGTGATGTTCCCCGCAAGCGGCGTGACCGTGGGAAGGACCATCCAGCTCAATGTCACCT TGCCAGGTGCTCCACAGAACCCAACAGCCAGTGTCTTCCCGGAAACGGCACAGGTAGGCAGGACCTGGATTCACATGGCCCCACCCTCAAAGGCTCAGCAGGGTGTGTCCTCAGACGCCCAGTCCCCTCCTGGGAAGTGA
- the LOC125132665 gene encoding myeloid cell surface antigen CD33-like isoform X3, translating into MRQLLLLLPLLWAGSLAQDWSYRLDVQGNVTVQEGLCVCVPCSFSYPENDWSAPVHGYWFREGANTDQDPPVTTNNPAREVQEETRGRFHLLGDLLNRNCSLGIRDARRSDSGSYFFRVERGNAKWNYKSKQLSVHVTALTQAPHILMPETLESGHPRRLTCSVPWACERGTPPVFSWTSAALTTLGPRTRLSSVVTLTPQPQDHGTSLTCQVMFPASGVTVGRTIQLNVTLPGAPQNPTASVFPETAQGWCRRPASSPGPWNMPLRGRIRSLYTSNGKSRPSVSSAKSNTAIHSLVSPFVGMCLSVCLSVG; encoded by the exons ATgcggcagctgctgctgctgctgcccctgctgtGGGCAG GGTCCCTGGCTCAGGACTGGAGCTACCGGCTGGACGTGCAGGGGAACGTGACGGTGCAGGAGGGCCTGTGTGTCTGCGTGCCCTGCTCCTTCTCCTATCCCGAGAACGACTGGTCTGCGCCTGTTCACGGCTACTGGTTCCGCGAAGGGGCCAATACGGACCAGGACCCTCCAGTGACCACAAACAACCCAGCTCGTGAAGTGCAGGAGGAGACCCGGGGCCGATTCCACCTCCTTGGGGATCTTCTGAACAGGAACTGCTCCCTGGGCATCAGAGATGCCAGGAGGAGTGACAGTGGCTCTTACTTTTTTCGGGTGGAaagaggaaatgcaaaatggAATTACAAGTCTAAGCAGCTCTCCGTGCACGTGACAG CCCTGACCCAGGCGCCCCACATCCTCATGCCCGAGACCCTGGAGTCCGGCCACCCCAGGCGCCtgacctgctctgtgccctgggccTGTGAGCGGGGCACGCCCCCCGTCTTCTCCTGGACCTCAGCTGCCCTCACCACCCTGGGCCCCAGGACCCGCCTCTCCTCCGTGGTCACCCTGACCCCACAGCCCCAGGACCACGGCACCAGCCTCACCTGTCAGGTGATGTTCCCCGCAAGCGGCGTGACCGTGGGAAGGACCATCCAGCTCAATGTCACCT TGCCAGGTGCTCCACAGAACCCAACAGCCAGTGTCTTCCCGGAAACGGCACAG GGATGGTGTAGACGTCCCGCTTCTTCTCCGGGACCGTGGAACATGCCATTGCGTGGACGGATTCGGAGTCTTTACACATCTAATGGAAAATCCCGGCCTTCGGTTTCTTCTGCCAAGAGTAACACAGCAATCCACAGCCTTGTATCTCCTTTCGTGggtatgtgtctgtctgtctgtctttctgtgggATAA
- the LOC125132665 gene encoding myeloid cell surface antigen CD33-like isoform X4, protein MKFPLSPHGSLAQDWSYRLDVQGNVTVQEGLCVCVPCSFSYPENDWSAPVHGYWFREGANTDQDPPVTTNNPAREVQEETRGRFHLLGDLLNRNCSLGIRDARRSDSGSYFFRVERGNAKWNYKSKQLSVHVTALTQAPHILMPETLESGHPRRLTCSVPWACERGTPPVFSWTSAALTTLGPRTRLSSVVTLTPQPQDHGTSLTCQVMFPASGVTVGRTIQLNVTLPGAPQNPTASVFPETAQGWCRRPASSPGPWNMPLRGRIRSLYTSNGKSRPSVSSAKSNTAIHSLVSPFVGMCLSVCLSVG, encoded by the exons GGTCCCTGGCTCAGGACTGGAGCTACCGGCTGGACGTGCAGGGGAACGTGACGGTGCAGGAGGGCCTGTGTGTCTGCGTGCCCTGCTCCTTCTCCTATCCCGAGAACGACTGGTCTGCGCCTGTTCACGGCTACTGGTTCCGCGAAGGGGCCAATACGGACCAGGACCCTCCAGTGACCACAAACAACCCAGCTCGTGAAGTGCAGGAGGAGACCCGGGGCCGATTCCACCTCCTTGGGGATCTTCTGAACAGGAACTGCTCCCTGGGCATCAGAGATGCCAGGAGGAGTGACAGTGGCTCTTACTTTTTTCGGGTGGAaagaggaaatgcaaaatggAATTACAAGTCTAAGCAGCTCTCCGTGCACGTGACAG CCCTGACCCAGGCGCCCCACATCCTCATGCCCGAGACCCTGGAGTCCGGCCACCCCAGGCGCCtgacctgctctgtgccctgggccTGTGAGCGGGGCACGCCCCCCGTCTTCTCCTGGACCTCAGCTGCCCTCACCACCCTGGGCCCCAGGACCCGCCTCTCCTCCGTGGTCACCCTGACCCCACAGCCCCAGGACCACGGCACCAGCCTCACCTGTCAGGTGATGTTCCCCGCAAGCGGCGTGACCGTGGGAAGGACCATCCAGCTCAATGTCACCT TGCCAGGTGCTCCACAGAACCCAACAGCCAGTGTCTTCCCGGAAACGGCACAG GGATGGTGTAGACGTCCCGCTTCTTCTCCGGGACCGTGGAACATGCCATTGCGTGGACGGATTCGGAGTCTTTACACATCTAATGGAAAATCCCGGCCTTCGGTTTCTTCTGCCAAGAGTAACACAGCAATCCACAGCCTTGTATCTCCTTTCGTGggtatgtgtctgtctgtctgtctttctgtgggATAA